A genomic segment from Candidatus Krumholzibacteriota bacterium encodes:
- a CDS encoding potassium transporter codes for MRPGILVIISFAAAALAGALLLALPAASTGPRLGFVDALFTSTSAICVTGLVVIDIGTRFTAFGKSVVMVLIQLGGLGVMTFSVFLFLFLGRGLGVRQRWIVTESFTATPIREIPRLIRSIFAFTFLVEGTGAVLLYLHWHGRLPAGEAVFAAVFHAIAAFCNAGFSFFETSFVAWKGSVLLNTTIMALIVVGGLGFPVIYELIGWTRNRRLHRRTAISLHSRMVLWTTAILVVGGTIVIFLLEGTGAMAALGWKERFFTALFQSVTARTAGFNTLDIPALRGATLFILVMLMFVGASPGSCGGGIKTTSVATMAAILSSKIRGRESVSIFRRTIPEETVSRALAIFILAVLVVTAGLIMLLVAEIGPGNPGRTGFLAYAFEAISAFGTVGLSMGITAGLSTAGKFVIIALMFLGRVGLLTVAYVVTRREHVTYFRYAEEKVMIG; via the coding sequence ATGCGGCCGGGGATCCTCGTCATCATCTCCTTCGCCGCGGCGGCCCTGGCCGGCGCGCTGCTCCTCGCCCTGCCGGCCGCCTCGACCGGCCCGCGGCTCGGCTTCGTCGACGCCCTCTTCACGTCGACCTCGGCGATCTGCGTCACCGGGCTCGTCGTCATCGACATCGGCACGCGATTCACCGCATTCGGCAAGTCGGTCGTCATGGTCCTGATCCAGCTCGGCGGCCTCGGCGTGATGACCTTCTCCGTCTTCCTCTTCCTCTTCCTCGGCAGGGGGCTCGGCGTCCGCCAGCGGTGGATCGTCACCGAGAGCTTCACCGCCACGCCGATCCGCGAGATCCCGCGCCTCATCAGGTCGATCTTCGCCTTCACCTTCCTCGTCGAGGGGACGGGAGCGGTCCTGCTCTACCTGCACTGGCACGGGCGACTGCCGGCCGGCGAGGCGGTCTTCGCCGCCGTCTTCCACGCGATCGCGGCCTTCTGCAATGCCGGCTTCTCCTTTTTCGAGACGAGCTTCGTCGCCTGGAAGGGCTCGGTCCTTCTCAACACGACGATCATGGCCCTGATCGTCGTCGGCGGGCTCGGCTTCCCCGTCATCTACGAGCTCATCGGCTGGACAAGGAACCGCCGCCTGCACCGCCGGACGGCGATCTCGCTCCACTCGCGGATGGTACTGTGGACGACGGCGATCCTCGTCGTCGGCGGCACGATCGTGATTTTCCTCCTCGAGGGAACCGGCGCGATGGCCGCGCTCGGATGGAAGGAGCGGTTCTTCACGGCGCTCTTCCAGTCGGTCACGGCCCGGACCGCCGGCTTCAACACGCTCGATATCCCCGCCCTGCGCGGGGCGACGCTCTTCATCCTCGTGATGCTGATGTTCGTCGGGGCGAGCCCCGGCTCCTGCGGCGGGGGGATCAAGACGACCTCGGTGGCCACGATGGCCGCGATCCTCTCGAGCAAGATACGCGGCCGCGAATCGGTGAGCATCTTCCGGCGGACGATCCCCGAGGAGACGGTCTCCCGGGCGCTGGCGATCTTCATCCTCGCCGTCCTCGTCGTGACGGCCGGTTTGATCATGCTCCTCGTCGCCGAGATCGGTCCGGGAAACCCCGGCAGGACGGGCTTTCTCGCCTACGCCTTCGAGGCGATCTCGGCCTTCGGTACCGTCGGCCTCTCGATGGGGATCACGGCGGGGCTCTCGACGGCGGGAAAATTCGTCATCATCGCGCTGATGTTCCTCGGGCGGGTGGGACTGCTCACCGTGGCGTACGTCGTCACCCGGCGCGAGCACGTCACCTACTTCCGGTACGCGGAAGAGAAGGTGATGATCGGGTAG
- a CDS encoding ChaN family lipoprotein — MAARGADSREIEEQRRIISGLKSEIFGVDKTGSSGYIGDFLADFDRYRRVVPLERVFDRAAKAEFVFFGDYHPLDASQDLVLRLMRELAGRGRKIVVGLEMLYTRQQPSLDRWMKGTIDERAFLEEIDYRSEWGFSWESYRRIFELARDPFIPIFGIDEEPRDHLRAIRRRDRLMARRLVNIGRFFPGAVVVAVVGESHVAAGHLPAEVARLRRRLPDAVTIVQNIDEIWWKLMRRGRAGAEAVAVDAGRYCVLTAHPLLKYQAYRRRLDLWIEGEAAEDHTAVFHDMIEDLLFAICRDGAPPEVTVCPEYRDGIDALYPEVHCRSAYAAFSSFLRGRSAGYLAVLAGLERLRAGGASYIPALNAILCIAPGDAQRAHEATRFVLYAMRDEIGRARRRVRPASDRFCAFVIEEALCRFGSRLLSPAGEAGEADPLVAAIDGRGVCRRPAGRLALEETRRLAAHFKYHVRRERTGLLRTTARLARLYRLPIRRRLVVVDALGHTLGDALHRAFLDGRVTSQEIRALFEAPLEKPGEARTRYLDLVRRLKPDRGAWDRPRRANARRGPFV, encoded by the coding sequence GTGGCGGCGAGAGGCGCGGACAGCCGGGAGATCGAGGAGCAGCGGCGGATCATCTCCGGGCTCAAGAGCGAGATCTTCGGCGTGGACAAGACCGGGTCCTCCGGGTACATCGGGGATTTCCTCGCGGATTTCGATCGCTACCGACGCGTCGTCCCGCTCGAGCGCGTCTTCGACCGCGCCGCGAAGGCCGAGTTCGTCTTCTTCGGCGACTACCATCCACTCGACGCGAGCCAGGACCTCGTGCTGCGGCTCATGCGCGAGCTCGCCGGCCGCGGCCGGAAGATCGTCGTCGGGCTCGAGATGCTCTACACGCGGCAGCAGCCCTCCCTCGACCGCTGGATGAAGGGGACGATCGACGAGCGGGCCTTCCTCGAGGAGATCGACTACCGGTCGGAGTGGGGATTCAGCTGGGAGAGCTACCGGCGCATCTTCGAACTGGCCAGGGATCCCTTCATCCCGATCTTCGGGATCGACGAGGAGCCGCGCGACCACCTCCGGGCGATCCGCCGGCGCGACCGTCTCATGGCCCGGCGGCTCGTCAACATCGGCCGCTTCTTCCCCGGCGCCGTCGTCGTCGCCGTCGTCGGCGAGAGCCACGTCGCGGCGGGACACCTCCCCGCCGAGGTCGCCCGCCTCCGCCGCCGCCTCCCGGACGCGGTGACGATCGTCCAGAACATCGACGAGATCTGGTGGAAGCTCATGCGGCGCGGACGGGCCGGCGCCGAGGCGGTCGCCGTGGACGCCGGCCGCTACTGCGTCCTCACCGCCCACCCCCTCCTCAAGTACCAGGCCTACCGCCGTCGCCTCGATCTCTGGATCGAGGGGGAGGCCGCCGAGGACCACACCGCCGTCTTCCACGACATGATCGAGGATCTCCTTTTCGCAATCTGCCGCGATGGCGCCCCGCCCGAGGTGACCGTCTGCCCGGAGTACCGGGACGGGATCGACGCCCTCTACCCCGAGGTGCACTGCCGCAGCGCCTACGCGGCCTTCTCGTCGTTCCTGCGGGGGCGATCGGCCGGCTATCTCGCCGTCCTCGCCGGTCTCGAGAGGCTGCGGGCGGGGGGAGCGAGCTACATCCCCGCGTTGAACGCGATCCTCTGCATCGCCCCGGGCGACGCGCAGCGGGCGCACGAGGCAACGCGCTTCGTCCTCTACGCGATGCGCGACGAGATCGGCCGGGCGCGCCGCCGCGTCCGGCCCGCGTCCGACCGCTTCTGCGCCTTCGTCATCGAGGAGGCCCTCTGCCGCTTCGGCTCTCGGCTCCTCTCGCCGGCGGGCGAGGCGGGGGAGGCCGATCCGCTCGTGGCGGCGATCGACGGCCGCGGTGTCTGCCGCCGCCCGGCGGGGCGCCTCGCGCTCGAGGAGACGCGGCGGCTCGCCGCCCACTTCAAGTACCACGTGCGCCGGGAGCGGACGGGGCTTCTGCGGACGACGGCCCGCCTCGCCCGCCTGTACCGGCTGCCGATCCGTCGCCGCCTCGTCGTCGTCGACGCTCTCGGGCACACCCTCGGCGACGCCCTTCACCGGGCCTTCCTCGACGGGCGGGTGACGTCGCAGGAAATCCGCGCCCTCTTCGAGGCTCCCCTCGAGAAGCCGGGGGAGGCGCGAACGCGGTACCTCGACCTCGTCCGCCGGCTGAAGCCGGACCGGGGCGCCTGGGACCGTCCCCGGCGCGCCAACGCCCGCCGCGGGCCTTTTGTTTGA
- a CDS encoding acetate--CoA ligase family protein, whose protein sequence is MKRFDAAAVGRIVAAAAGRGRDALDEHEIYDILRLAGFDPPRARFVADAGEIDGLDVPFDRAVCKLISPGMPHRFEHGGIRFTEDTAPGTLRGVFAGFESIAGRLGIPLRGMLVAERIDVDDAVPRQLLLSFRQDPTFGPVVFCGLGGVGTEVWKAALRPEKALFVQAAGLVDDEDSTARLLERTLFWPVVTGKTRVFAEPLVEPARLLDAIRRFAALALAFSPLDGGDKPVIAELEVNPVQIAGGRLVPLDGLCRLAPPGKPRREPPREGIARLLRPESVLIVGASARKTNMGRVILRNVLAEGVIPRDRVFLLHPHAEEIEGCRAWKTVEDLPAPADMVVFAIPADDEAVALLERIVDAGMGRSIVLISGGFGETEGGRDRDRALRASLAASHARPGGGVVLNGPNCMGIVSRPGGYNTFFLPEYKLSFSGPFGGRSAVISQSGAWLVTMLSSMAGVYDPRYMITVGNQMDLTVTDYFVTLADDPALDLYVLYVEGFERLEGERFLRAARGCMAAGKRIVLYKTGRTAAGAAAVASHTAAMAGDYEILSRLLEQAGVVVADTLSEMEDCVRLFTMLGKRPAAGPRVGILSEAGFECSIAADRLGGLELAAFAPATVERLADALPTGFIDVHNPVDATPAISTADYGRAVAAVIDDPGVDCVLVSSVAATPSLNNLAASPDHGEDIEREDSYPRIMIRLFATTGKPVVFSINEGRIYDPAAKMMEEAGLPVFRKIDRATRALGRFVRHVR, encoded by the coding sequence ATGAAGCGGTTTGACGCGGCCGCCGTCGGCCGGATCGTCGCCGCGGCGGCCGGCCGGGGCCGCGACGCGCTGGACGAGCACGAGATCTACGACATCCTCCGCCTGGCCGGCTTCGATCCGCCTCGCGCCCGCTTCGTCGCCGACGCCGGCGAGATCGACGGCCTCGATGTCCCCTTCGACCGGGCGGTCTGCAAGCTGATCTCCCCGGGGATGCCACACCGCTTCGAGCACGGCGGCATCCGTTTCACGGAGGACACCGCCCCCGGCACGCTCCGGGGCGTCTTCGCCGGTTTCGAATCGATCGCCGGTCGCCTCGGCATCCCGCTGCGCGGGATGCTCGTCGCCGAGCGGATCGACGTCGACGACGCCGTCCCCCGACAGCTCCTCCTCTCCTTCCGCCAGGACCCCACCTTCGGGCCGGTCGTCTTCTGCGGGCTCGGCGGTGTCGGCACCGAGGTATGGAAGGCGGCCCTCCGCCCCGAAAAGGCCCTCTTCGTGCAGGCCGCCGGACTCGTCGACGACGAGGACTCGACGGCGCGGCTCCTCGAGCGCACCCTCTTCTGGCCGGTCGTGACGGGCAAGACGCGCGTCTTCGCCGAGCCCCTCGTCGAGCCGGCGCGCCTTCTCGACGCGATCCGCCGCTTCGCCGCGCTCGCCCTGGCCTTCTCGCCCCTCGACGGGGGCGACAAGCCGGTGATCGCCGAGCTCGAGGTCAATCCCGTCCAGATCGCCGGCGGCCGACTCGTCCCCCTCGACGGCCTCTGCCGCCTCGCGCCGCCCGGAAAACCTCGGCGAGAGCCGCCCCGCGAGGGGATCGCCCGGCTCCTGCGGCCCGAGAGCGTCCTCATCGTCGGCGCCTCGGCGCGCAAGACGAACATGGGGCGCGTCATCCTCCGCAACGTCCTCGCCGAGGGCGTGATCCCCCGAGACCGCGTCTTCCTCCTCCACCCGCATGCCGAGGAGATCGAGGGCTGCCGCGCGTGGAAGACCGTGGAGGACCTGCCCGCCCCGGCCGACATGGTCGTCTTCGCCATCCCCGCCGACGACGAGGCGGTCGCGCTCCTCGAACGGATCGTCGACGCCGGGATGGGACGCTCGATCGTCCTCATCTCCGGCGGGTTCGGCGAGACGGAGGGGGGCCGGGACCGCGACCGCGCGCTCCGCGCGAGCCTCGCCGCCTCGCACGCCCGTCCCGGCGGCGGCGTCGTCCTCAACGGGCCGAACTGCATGGGGATCGTCTCGCGGCCGGGGGGCTACAACACCTTCTTCCTCCCCGAGTACAAGCTCTCCTTCTCCGGCCCGTTCGGCGGAAGGAGCGCCGTCATCAGCCAGAGCGGCGCGTGGCTCGTCACGATGCTGTCCTCGATGGCCGGCGTCTACGATCCGCGCTACATGATCACCGTCGGCAACCAGATGGATCTCACCGTCACCGATTACTTCGTGACGCTGGCCGACGATCCCGCGCTCGACCTCTACGTCCTCTACGTCGAGGGGTTCGAGCGCCTCGAGGGGGAGCGTTTCCTGCGGGCGGCCCGCGGCTGCATGGCCGCCGGCAAGCGTATCGTCCTCTACAAGACGGGACGGACGGCGGCGGGAGCGGCGGCGGTAGCCTCGCACACGGCGGCGATGGCCGGCGACTACGAGATACTCTCCCGGCTGCTCGAGCAGGCGGGCGTCGTCGTCGCCGACACGCTCTCGGAGATGGAGGACTGCGTCCGCCTCTTCACGATGCTCGGGAAACGCCCCGCCGCCGGACCGCGCGTGGGGATCCTCAGCGAGGCGGGCTTCGAGTGCTCGATCGCCGCCGACCGCCTCGGCGGCCTCGAGCTGGCCGCCTTCGCCCCGGCCACGGTCGAGCGCCTCGCCGACGCGCTGCCGACCGGGTTCATCGACGTCCACAATCCCGTCGACGCCACGCCGGCGATCTCGACGGCCGACTACGGCCGCGCCGTCGCGGCGGTGATCGACGACCCGGGCGTCGACTGCGTCCTCGTCTCGAGCGTGGCGGCGACGCCGTCGCTGAACAACCTCGCCGCCTCCCCCGACCACGGCGAGGACATCGAGCGCGAGGATTCCTATCCGCGGATCATGATCCGCCTCTTCGCGACGACAGGCAAGCCGGTGGTCTTCTCGATCAACGAGGGGCGCATCTACGATCCGGCCGCGAAAATGATGGAGGAGGCGGGGCTGCCCGTCTTCAGGAAGATCGACCGGGCCACGCGGGCGCTCGGACGGTTCGTCAGGCACGTCAGGTGA
- a CDS encoding fused MFS/spermidine synthase — protein MRRSRHFLWIAVLAAVAVIALTAVLRTPLPPSNDDPGSGCGVRVVEDLGERLLVVDGLIRGSVDPETGECLLPSSNAAGLAGRLFEVPGRVLLVGIGDGSAARRFAGKGWRVDAVEPDPRVAWAAAWHGGLDADDASLVLGDPRTYLETHDGPWEIVLVSDAASIDDPGRLVTREAFGLVAARLAAGGVAVVDLETAGWRSPLVRAVAATLGSSFPRVLALPTMEPPNALGRVVLLAADRPLELPEELDNPVDRFTAQYQRVHAWANRFEPETAGAPVLTDRRNPARRWFAETRALSRERLADRLGAATP, from the coding sequence ATGAGACGAAGCCGTCATTTCCTGTGGATCGCCGTGCTGGCGGCGGTCGCCGTCATCGCCCTCACCGCCGTTCTCCGCACCCCCCTCCCGCCATCGAACGATGACCCGGGGAGCGGATGCGGCGTGCGCGTCGTCGAGGATCTCGGCGAGCGCCTCCTCGTGGTGGACGGGCTGATCCGCGGATCGGTCGATCCGGAGACGGGCGAGTGCCTGCTGCCGTCGTCGAACGCCGCCGGACTCGCCGGGCGTCTCTTCGAGGTTCCCGGCCGCGTCCTCCTCGTCGGGATCGGCGACGGCTCGGCGGCGAGACGCTTCGCCGGCAAGGGCTGGCGGGTGGATGCGGTCGAGCCCGATCCGCGTGTGGCGTGGGCCGCCGCCTGGCACGGCGGCCTCGACGCCGACGACGCGTCGCTCGTCCTGGGCGATCCGCGGACCTATCTCGAGACGCACGACGGGCCATGGGAGATCGTCCTCGTGAGCGACGCAGCGTCGATCGACGATCCCGGCCGGCTCGTCACGCGCGAGGCGTTCGGCCTCGTCGCCGCGCGGCTCGCCGCCGGCGGCGTCGCGGTCGTGGATCTCGAGACGGCCGGCTGGCGAAGCCCGCTCGTGCGCGCGGTCGCCGCCACGCTCGGCTCGAGTTTTCCCCGCGTCCTCGCCCTCCCCACGATGGAACCCCCGAATGCCCTCGGCCGGGTCGTCCTGCTGGCGGCCGACCGACCGCTCGAGCTGCCCGAGGAACTGGACAACCCCGTCGACCGCTTCACCGCCCAGTACCAGCGCGTCCACGCGTGGGCCAACCGGTTCGAGCCGGAAACGGCCGGCGCCCCCGTCCTCACCGACCGGCGCAATCCCGCCCGCCGCTGGTTCGCCGAGACGCGCGCACTCTCGCGCGAGCGCCTGGCGGATCGTCTCGGTGCCGCCACCCCGTAA
- a CDS encoding patatin-like phospholipase family protein, whose amino-acid sequence MHRRIVPVATIVLFVFLAGPAGADPRVGVALSGGGARGLAHIGVLAVLEEAGVPVDVVAGTSMGGIVGALYATGLSPAELERIVVETDWLALFDDRPSYRWLSMRDKERGGRHLASAAWRNGRLELPTGLLRGDRLHALFTRLTWPCHRIADFRDLPRPFACVATDIATGEAVVLDGGFLPDAMRATMSIPSLFTPYELDGRLLVDGGLVRNLPADDAVALGADIVIGVDVGSGLLAADSIRSIVDILVQSTALLEARGKPAQIKRCDIVISPRLDGIGTTDYHRAAEIVRRGEEAARANLDAILRLTGETRAIASAPAPPAIDTLQVVATHVDGLRRVSEGFVDAALGFVAPAAVPAVELDRALDRLRGSGLFRDIRWRALPEGGGERILVDVTEDNAPRFMAGLRYDDRYDTSLLLGVGLRNTFGHSSSLDIDVRLGRSSRFETAYGAWLGSRWRFGIEFFGVTENDEIDVYERGERTAVMDAVSARAGLAAETAFSSFFSLRLGAASEHVRIDPVTAPGETAGERIDLLMLTGELIFDTLDDRDMPHRGVQLRVAGETTTDRWAGDRSYRRGAVFFRVRAPLGRRLTLAFDGSAGTTEGDETPLPCRFFLGGMNSWMRFGDPRRQDLPGLKHFELSGRHAIGATAGIEFEVLADRYVRLIGGAGVADDDPDALLDIEHVAGGGGVTLAWNTIAGPVEWTVSGSRRHHLMTFLSIGRTF is encoded by the coding sequence ATGCATCGACGGATCGTGCCGGTCGCGACGATCGTTCTTTTCGTTTTCCTCGCGGGCCCGGCGGGGGCGGATCCGCGCGTCGGGGTCGCCCTCAGCGGGGGCGGCGCGCGGGGGCTCGCGCACATCGGCGTGCTCGCCGTCCTCGAGGAGGCGGGCGTGCCCGTCGACGTCGTGGCCGGAACGAGCATGGGAGGGATCGTCGGCGCCCTCTACGCCACGGGGCTCTCCCCCGCCGAGCTGGAGCGGATCGTCGTCGAGACCGACTGGCTCGCGCTCTTCGACGACCGCCCCTCGTACCGGTGGCTCTCGATGCGCGACAAGGAGCGGGGCGGCCGCCACCTCGCGTCGGCCGCGTGGCGGAACGGACGCCTCGAGCTGCCGACGGGGCTGCTGCGCGGCGATCGTCTGCACGCCCTCTTCACGCGCCTCACCTGGCCGTGCCATCGCATCGCCGACTTCCGCGACCTCCCCCGGCCCTTCGCCTGCGTCGCCACCGACATCGCCACGGGCGAGGCGGTCGTTTTGGACGGCGGCTTCCTCCCCGACGCGATGCGCGCGACGATGTCGATACCGAGCCTGTTCACCCCCTACGAGCTCGACGGCCGTCTCCTCGTCGACGGCGGACTCGTGCGCAATCTCCCCGCCGACGACGCTGTCGCGCTCGGCGCGGATATCGTGATCGGGGTCGACGTCGGCAGCGGGCTTCTCGCGGCCGACAGCATCCGCTCGATCGTCGACATCCTCGTCCAGTCGACCGCGCTGCTCGAGGCGCGCGGGAAACCGGCCCAGATCAAGCGATGCGACATCGTGATCTCGCCGCGCCTCGACGGCATCGGCACCACCGACTATCACCGGGCAGCGGAGATCGTCCGGCGGGGCGAGGAGGCGGCGCGAGCGAACCTCGACGCGATCCTCCGCCTGACCGGCGAAACACGGGCGATCGCGTCGGCACCGGCGCCGCCGGCGATCGACACGCTGCAGGTGGTGGCGACGCACGTGGACGGGCTCCGCCGCGTCTCCGAAGGCTTCGTCGACGCGGCGCTCGGGTTCGTCGCGCCCGCGGCCGTACCCGCCGTCGAACTCGACCGCGCCCTCGACCGGCTGCGGGGCAGCGGACTCTTCCGCGACATCCGCTGGCGCGCTCTCCCCGAGGGGGGCGGAGAGCGCATCCTCGTCGACGTCACGGAGGACAACGCGCCGCGTTTCATGGCGGGCCTCCGTTACGACGACCGGTACGACACCTCCCTCCTTCTCGGCGTCGGGCTGAGGAACACGTTCGGCCATTCCTCCTCGCTCGACATCGACGTCCGCCTCGGCCGCTCCTCGCGCTTCGAGACGGCCTACGGCGCGTGGCTCGGCTCGCGCTGGCGGTTCGGCATCGAGTTCTTCGGCGTGACGGAGAACGACGAGATCGACGTCTACGAACGTGGCGAACGGACCGCGGTCATGGATGCGGTCTCGGCCCGGGCGGGCCTCGCCGCCGAAACGGCCTTCTCGAGCTTCTTCTCGCTGCGGCTGGGCGCGGCGAGCGAGCACGTACGCATCGATCCGGTGACGGCTCCCGGCGAGACGGCAGGGGAACGTATCGACCTGTTGATGCTGACGGGAGAGCTGATCTTCGACACGCTCGACGATCGCGACATGCCGCACCGCGGCGTCCAGCTCCGCGTCGCCGGCGAGACGACCACCGATCGCTGGGCCGGGGATCGGTCGTACCGGCGCGGCGCGGTCTTCTTCCGCGTCCGCGCGCCCCTCGGGCGCCGCTTGACCCTCGCGTTCGACGGCTCCGCCGGCACGACGGAGGGTGACGAGACGCCCCTTCCCTGCCGCTTCTTTCTCGGGGGGATGAACTCCTGGATGCGCTTCGGCGACCCCCGCAGGCAGGACCTGCCGGGGCTCAAGCACTTCGAGCTGTCCGGGCGTCACGCGATCGGCGCGACCGCCGGCATCGAGTTCGAGGTGCTCGCGGACCGGTACGTCAGGCTGATCGGCGGCGCCGGCGTCGCCGACGACGACCCCGACGCGCTTCTCGACATCGAGCATGTCGCGGGAGGAGGCGGGGTGACGCTCGCCTGGAACACCATCGCCGGTCCCGTCGAGTGGACCGTCTCGGGCAGCCGGCGTCATCACCTCATGACGTTCCTTTCCATCGGCCGCACCTTCTGA
- a CDS encoding inositol monophosphatase — MRQRLDVAREAILSAGSLLHETFGREIDGEVEEKDRNDFVTETDRLSEKMITATLGRAFPDIPVLAEESAVRPSGRTYWIIDPLDGTTNFIHGYPQIGVSIALVSEGELALGLVYDPLRQELFEATAGGGASCNERPIAVSGAAGLGESLVGTGFPFRAHRHIDAYLAAFREIFLSCRGVRRAGAAVLDLAHVAAGRLDGFFELHLKPWDMAAGALIVREAGGVVSDFFGGDGFLASGNVVAGTPPVYRAILDVAGRHFTPGAIADLRTDLPD, encoded by the coding sequence ATGAGACAGCGACTCGACGTCGCGCGGGAGGCGATCCTCTCCGCCGGCTCGCTCCTGCACGAGACATTCGGACGCGAGATCGACGGCGAGGTGGAGGAGAAGGACCGGAACGACTTCGTGACGGAGACGGACCGGTTGAGCGAGAAGATGATCACCGCGACGCTGGGACGAGCCTTCCCGGATATCCCCGTGCTGGCCGAGGAGAGCGCCGTCCGGCCATCGGGACGGACGTACTGGATCATCGATCCCCTCGACGGGACGACGAACTTCATCCACGGGTACCCGCAGATCGGCGTCTCCATCGCCCTCGTCTCGGAGGGCGAGCTGGCCCTGGGGCTCGTCTACGATCCACTCCGCCAGGAGCTCTTCGAGGCCACGGCCGGCGGCGGGGCGAGCTGCAACGAGCGGCCGATCGCCGTCTCCGGCGCGGCCGGGCTCGGCGAGAGCCTCGTCGGCACGGGATTCCCCTTCCGTGCCCACCGCCACATCGACGCCTATCTCGCCGCCTTCAGGGAGATCTTCCTCTCATGCCGCGGCGTCAGGCGGGCCGGCGCCGCGGTGCTCGACCTGGCGCACGTCGCGGCGGGCCGGCTCGACGGCTTCTTCGAACTGCACCTGAAACCCTGGGACATGGCGGCGGGGGCGCTGATCGTCCGGGAGGCGGGCGGTGTGGTGAGCGATTTCTTCGGGGGCGACGGATTCCTCGCCTCGGGGAATGTCGTCGCGGGGACGCCGCCGGTCTACCGGGCGATCCTCGACGTCGCCGGCAGGCATTTCACGCCCGGGGCGATCGCGGATCTCCGCACCGATCTTCCCGACTGA
- a CDS encoding LysR family transcriptional regulator has translation MRSLGYLASLAEHGSLTAAARARYVTQPAVSIALRRLGDELGAPLYEADGRKVRLTDAGRRVLDYARRFAALDAELRREIADLGELRSGRLAIGTIDAASIYVLPDVFARYGERYPGIDVHLEIAATAPLLASLRAGRIDLAVGSLPLEGGEGLTVAEFFREEMLLIAPPGDPLADRRRHRASSLIGRSFISFHDGSVTRRIIEERLRERGVEPRIAMAIDSPEAIMNLVAAGLGLAVLPERVVQDDIERGRVWSIEVAGLSFERRLGLIVRSEGYLPRPLRAFLDEVERERGVALPRGFARNHAMKGDKT, from the coding sequence ATGAGATCACTCGGATACCTCGCCTCGCTCGCCGAGCACGGATCGCTCACCGCGGCCGCCCGCGCGCGCTACGTGACGCAGCCGGCGGTCTCGATCGCCCTGCGCCGGCTCGGCGACGAACTCGGCGCCCCTCTCTACGAGGCGGACGGACGGAAGGTGCGCCTCACCGACGCGGGGCGGCGCGTGCTCGATTACGCCCGGCGGTTCGCCGCACTCGACGCCGAGCTCAGGCGCGAGATCGCCGATCTCGGCGAACTGCGCTCGGGGCGGCTGGCGATCGGCACGATCGACGCGGCGTCGATCTACGTGCTTCCGGACGTCTTCGCCCGGTACGGCGAACGGTATCCCGGCATCGATGTCCATCTCGAGATCGCCGCCACCGCGCCCCTCCTCGCGTCCCTGCGCGCCGGCCGGATCGATCTCGCCGTCGGTTCCCTGCCTCTCGAGGGGGGGGAGGGACTGACGGTGGCCGAGTTCTTCCGCGAGGAGATGCTGCTCATCGCCCCGCCGGGCGACCCGCTCGCAGACCGGCGGCGCCACCGCGCCTCGAGCCTCATCGGCCGTTCCTTCATCTCCTTCCACGACGGTTCGGTGACGAGGCGGATCATCGAGGAACGGCTCCGCGAGCGCGGCGTCGAGCCCAGGATCGCGATGGCGATCGACAGCCCCGAGGCGATCATGAATCTCGTCGCGGCCGGACTCGGGCTCGCCGTCCTCCCCGAGCGCGTCGTTCAGGACGACATCGAGCGCGGACGCGTCTGGTCAATCGAGGTCGCGGGGCTCTCCTTCGAACGCCGGCTCGGGCTGATCGTCCGGTCGGAGGGGTACCTGCCCCGCCCGCTCCGCGCCTTTCTCGACGAGGTGGAACGGGAGCGGGGAGTCGCGCTGCCGCGCGGATTCGCACGAAACCATGCGATGAAGGGAGACAAGACATGA